The Amycolatopsis coloradensis sequence GCCACGCGCCCGATCTCCCTGTTCGACGCCGGTGGATTTCGTTCCCGGATCGCCGCGGAGGCGGACTTCGACCCGGCCGCGGCCGGACTGTCCGCCCAGGAGATCCGGAGGATGGACCGCGCCGCCCAGTTCGCGGTCGTGTCGGCCAGGGAGGCGGTGGAAGACAGCGGGTTGTCCTTGGCCGCGATCGAACCGGAACGGGTGGCTGTCGCCATCGGCAGTGCGGTCGGCTGCACGATGGGCTTGGAGGAGGAGTACGCCGTGCTGGCCGACGACGGCAGGCGGTGGCTGGTCGATCACACCTATGGCGTTCCTCATCTCTACGGCTACATGGTTCCGAGCACGCTCGCCGTCGAGGTCGCACAGGACGTGGCCGCCGAGGGACCTGTGGCACTGATCTCGACGGGGTGCACCTCGGGTCTCGACGCCGTCGGGCACGGAGCGGCGTTGATCCGGGAAGGCTCGGCGGACGTGGTGCTCGCGGGTGCCACCGACGCTCCGCTGTCACCGATCACGTCCGCTTGTTTCGACGCGATTCGTGCCACGTCGGCGAACAACGACGACCCTGCTCACGCCTCGCGCCCCTTCGACGCGCATCGGGACGGCTTCGTGCTCGGCGAGGGAGCAGCTGTACTGGTTCTTGAGGACAAGACCGAGGCCCGCCGCCGTGGAGCGCGAATCTATGCCGAGGTATCGGGTTTCGCCAGCCGCAGCAACGCTTTCCACATGACCGGGCTGAAACCCGACGGTGCCGAGATGGCTGAGGCGATCACTCATGCGCTCCGGCAGGCCGAAATCGACCCCACCGACGTCGGATATGTCAACGCGCACGGATCCGGCACGAAACAGAATGACCGCCACGAGACCGCCGCGTTCAAACGCAGTCTCGGCGCCCACGCGTATCGAGTCCCGGTGAGCTCTATCAAGTCGATGATCGGACATTCCCTCGGGGCCATCGGCTCTCTCGAATTGGCGGCATGCGCGCTGGCTTTGGACCATCAGGTCGTTCCTCCGACCGCGAACCTGCACAACGCCGACCCCGAATGCGACCTCGACTACGTGCCGAACACGGCGCGGGAGCACAAGATGGACGTGGTGCTGAGCGTGGGCAGCGGATTCGGAGGCTTCCAGAGCGCCGCCGTCCTGACCAAGGTGTGAAGGCCTCCCCTGAACGAGAACAAGTCGACACCGCGCTGCCACCGCACGGTGACTGCATCGCGGAGTGCGGCGACACTCGACTCGGTGACCGGACGCGGGCCGCGTCGACCACCACAACAGCCTTGCAGAACACCCCAATCGAAGTATCCGCGCCGCGCCATACATTGCTGCGTGAGGCTGGCTTGCCACCGCTCCCACTTTGGCAGGGCCGGCGAACATCGGCGATTAAGCCTGGATTCCAAGCCAGGCGCCTTATCGACACCAGTGTGGCGGACACGGCACACATAGCGGTCGCCCTGGGCACGCTCACGTTGAGCGACATTTTTCCAAGACCGGATGGTCACGGATCTACGCGAACCTGTGGCTCCAGCTCACCAGCGACGACACCACCGCAGGGAAAGGCAGACCGCATGGTGGCGGCGGTGCACGTCGCCTGTGGCGGTCCAGCGGAACAAGGCACATCTCACAATATCGATAACGATAGTCGTTTTCGTGTAGGTTCCGGGGTGGCCCGTCCGCCCCAGGATCCTGCCGAGCAAACTCGTGTACGCGCTCCTCGCGGGCTGGCCGCTCTCACCGACCGACCCGCGAGGAGCCGCAGACCGTGACCACGCCCACAGACGCTTCGATCGACGACGTACCGCCCGTCCTGACCCGCATCTGGGCCGAGCTTCTCGATCTCGGCGACCGGACGATCGACCCGGACACGACCTTCTTGCGGCTGGGTGGCGATTCGGTGCTCGCGGTGCGCATGGCGGCGCTCGTCCGCAAACAGCTCGGCGTGGTCCTGGCGCTGCAGGACATCGGGGTCGAGACGACGCTGAACGAGCTGGCGGAGCTGGTGCGCCGCCGGTCGGGAACCGGCGGAGCGACCCGCGCGCTGCCCGTCGAACTCCGCAAACGCGCGGATCCGCACGCCTCGTTCCCCCTGCGCCCGCTGCAACAGGGCTACTTCGTCGGTCAACAGGACGGCTGGGAGCTTTCGTACGAGTCGGCGCACTTCTACGTGGACGTCAGGCTGACCGACGTCGACGGTGACGAAGCCGAGGATTCGCTCGCCGACGCGCTACGCAGGCTGGCGGCGCACCAGTCGATGCTGCGCGCTCGTGTCACCGCGGAGGGCGAGCAGCACGTGTTGCCGCAGGAAGTTCCCGGCGCCGTGCCCGCCCCGACGGTGTACGACCTGCGCGAATCGGATCCCGGTACCGTCGAGTCCACATTGGACAAGGTGCGGGCGGAGATGCGGGCCACCGGTCCCGATCCCTTGCGTGGTCCCGGAATCGACGTCAGGCTCAGCCTGCTGCCGGACGGGGACGCGCGGTTGCACACGAGCATGAGCCTGCTCGTGTTCGACGGCTGGTCGTCCACGCTCCTCTTCCGGGAACTGGTGGCGCTGGCGGCGGACTGGAACGCCGTGCTGCCCCCGCTGGGCATGGACTTCGGCGATTACGTGGACTCCGTCGCGAACCTGCCCGACAGTGACGAGTGGAAAGCCGACCGTTCGTGGTGGTGGTCGCGACTCGACACGATGCCCGAGCCGCCCGCGCTGCCGCTGATCCGGGACCCGCGTGAAGTGCGGGCGAGCACCATGGGCACCCGGGAGGCCCATCTGCCGTCGAGCCGGTGGGTGGCGTTGCGTGATCGGTGCGCGGCACGGGACGTGACGCCGTCCACCGCCCTTTCCACCGCGTTCGCGGTGGTACTGGCCCGGTGGGCCGGACACCGGCGGATGTTGCTCAATTCCCTGCAGCTCAACCGCTTGCCGCTGCATCCCGACGTGCACCGCGTGGTGGGCGCGTTCTCCGCCACCATGCTTCTGCCCACCGAGCTCACCGCGGGAGCGACGTTCGCCGAACTCGCCTCGGCCGCGCAGAAACGGTTCGGCGAGTACTCGGCGCACAACCTCATCACCGGTGTCGAGGTGTCGCGGGAACTGGGCCGCAGGCGCGGCACCCACCGCCCCGTCGCGCCGGTGGTGTTCCAGAGCACTTTGAGCATGGACGCGGCGGTGGGCGAGGCCCACCCCGAGTCCGCGGGACCGCTCGGCGCGCTCGACTTCGGCGATTTCCACCACCAGCTGCGGACGCCTCAGGTGGCCTTGGAAGCCCGTGTCTACGAGCTTCGCTCGGAATTGGCGATCGTGTTCTCGCTCGTCGAGGAGTTGTTCGAGACCGAGCAGGTGGACGCGGCGTTCACCGAACTGGTCGAACTGGTCGGCACCTTGGCCGACGGCGACGGGTGGGACCGGGAGATGGACCTGCCTTCCCCCGCGGAGGCCACCGGTTCGGGGCTGCTGCTCGGCCGTTACGACGACACGGATCGCACTGTGGCCGAAGGACCGCTGTCGACGACGCTGGAAGAGGCCGTCGCCGAATTGTGGGAGGAGTTGCTGGGAGTGCCGGTGCTGGACCGCTCGGCCCGGTTCTTCGCACTGGGCGGGGACTCACTCCTGGCGGTGCGGGCGCTGGGACGGCTGGCCAAGAGTCTCGGGATCCCCGTGCCGGTACGGGAGTTCCTCGATGACCCGACGGTCGCCGGGCTGGCGGCGGCGCTGGCCGCGCACGGTGCGACGGCGTGAGCGGCGTGATCGGTGTCCTCGGCGGCGCGGGCACGGTGGGCCGGGTGGTCGTGGACCGGCTCTCGGCGGCCGGTCACACGGTGCGGGTCGGTGGCCGTGATCCGGACCGGGCGCGGGCCGTCCCCGGCGCCTCCGAGGCGGTCGCGGTCGATCTCGGCGAACCGGACGCCCTGACGGCCTTCAGCTCCGGGTGTTCGGTCGTCGTCAACTGCGCGGGTCCCTCGTATCGGGTGCTCGACGTCGTGGCGCGAGCGGCGCTGCGCGCGGGCGCCGGCTACGTGGACGCGGCCGGGGACGCGGTGGCTCTGGACGCGCTGATCACCGACGCGCCGCCGGAGCTTCAGGCTCTGCCCGCGGTCTTCTCGGCGGGCTTGATGCCCGGCCTGTCCGGGCTGCTGCCGAGAGTGCTGGCCGGGGCCGGACCGATCGGACGGCTGGACGTCTACGTCGGCGGTTCGGTCGAGATCAGCAGGCTTTCGGCGGTGGACACGCTGATGACCAGGGGTCCCCGGTTCGGGCAGGCGCTGGCTGTGTGGCGGGACGGAGCTGTCGTGGAGCACGCGCTGGCCCCGCTGCGGTCGGTGTCCCTGCCCGGCTTTCCAGGCCGGGTGCACGCCTGGCCGTTCCTGTCCACCGAGGCGGCCTCGCTGGCGGCCGCGCTGGACGTGGCCGAACTGCGTAACTACACCGTCTACGCGACGCAAAACCTGCCAGAGGTCCTGGCCGAGGCCTGGGCCGCGGAAGGGCCCGTGGAAGCGCAAGTGGACGCTGTCGTCGACGCGGGCCGGCGTGACGTGGCCGAATGCGGACGGCACTACGCCGTGCTGGCCCACGCGCGCCCACCGGCGGGCTCCGGCGGGATCAGCCGACGAGTGTTGTTGCGGACGACCGATTCCTACGAGCTCAGCGGTGTGGTCGCGGCATCGGCCGCCGTGGACTTGCTCGCGGGGCGGGTGCTCCCGGGCGCGCACCACGCCGCCGAAGTGCTCGACCCCCATCGAACGGCCGCCGTGCTGGCGGCCGACCCCCTGGTGACGACGCTGGAAATTCCCGAGGTGACCACCCGATGAGCCCTGAACCGATCATCACCGACGCCACCGGCGCCGAAGGGTATGCGGTCAACGCCCAGTACTACGACTTGATCTTCCCCACCGCGCAACGCGACGCCCTTCGTTCGGCCTTGACGACACTGCTCGTGGGCGTACGCCGCGTAGTGGAAATCGGCTCCGGAACGGGCCAGTTCACCGAAACCCTGCTGACGAACCTGCCCGAAGACGGCGAGGTCTACGCCGTCGAGCCGGCGGCGGTGATGCGCGCGGCCCTGACCACCAGGCTGGCGTCCCTGGACGCGCCACCGGTGACGGTGCTCCCCGAAGACGCGCTGCGAGCCGACGTCGATGGGAAAGTGGACGCGCTAATACTGCTGAACGTTCTGACGCACTTCTCCCCCTCGGATCGCCGGGCCCTGTGGGCTCGCTGGATTCCCCGGCTCTCCCCTGGTGGTCTCGTCGTGGTGGACGTGCCGATGCCGCAGGCCGCGGTGGCCGTACCCGCGAGCACGATCCCGGGCGGTGTGCTGGGGCGCCGCCGGTACGACACGGTGGCCGAAGCGACCGTGGACGGCGACGGTCTGTTGTGGACGATGACCTATCGGGTACACGAGGGTGACCGGCTGGTGTCGGAGGACGCTGTGTCGTTCCCCTCGTTCGTGGTGTCCGAAGAAATGCTGAACACCGAACTTCTCGGTGCGGGTTGCGAACCGGTGGACGGTCCGCCCGCGGGAGTACTGGCCTGGCGAAAAGGAGAACACTGATGTACGACGTGGTCGTGGTCGGTGGCGGACCGGCCGGACTCAGCGCGGCGCTGGTCTTCGGCAGGCAACGGCGCTCGGTCCTGGTGGTGGACGGCGGAAAGCCCCGCAACGAGCGGGCTTCCGAAATGCACATGTACCTCAGCCGGGACGGGTTCTCGCCTCAGCAGCTACTGGCATCGGGCCGCGAGGAACTCGCCGCCTACCCTGGCGTGGAGGTGCGGACCGACCTCGTGGTCGCCGCCCGTGGCACCAAAGAGGACTTCGAACTGGAGCTGGCCGGCCGGGGAACGGTGCGGGCCAGGCGGATCGTCCTGGCCACCGGGCAGGTCGACGAGCCCTTCGACATCCCCGGTCTCGCCGAACGGTTCGGGCGCAGCGTGTTCCACTGCCCGTTCTGCCACGGCTGGGAAGCAGGTGACAAATCACTGGCGGTGGTGGCCCACGAGCCCGCGCAGGCGATGCTCGCGCTCTACCTGGCCGACCGGTTCAGCGAGGACGTGGTGCTGTGCACCGACGGCGCCGCGCCGCTTCCCGAGCGGATCACCGTGACCGCGGCCGATCGGGGCATTCCCGTCGTGGACAAGAAGATCGCCGAGATCACCGGCACGCTCGACGACCTGACGATCCGCTTCGCCGACGGCGGCACCTTGCGCCGGGAAGCGATCTTCCACCGCGCGCCCAGCGGACGGCAGTCGACCTTGGCCGAGCAGCTGGGCTGCGAGATCCTGCCCGACGGCACGGTCAAGGTCGACGAAACCGGGCTGACGACCGTGCCGGGGGTCGCCGCGGCGGGCGACATGGCGAAGCTGCCGGGATTGCCCGACGCCACCACGCTGGTCGCGCTCGGTGCCGCCGACGGGGTCCGGGCCGCGGTGTGGATGGACGGCGATCTGTTCCGGTCCGGCCTCGGCCCCGCTTTCAGCTCCTGAGGCGTGGCGGTCCGCCCTCAGCGGGCAGGGCGGACCGCCGCGAACACCTGGACCCCGACCGCGTGCAGCGGATGCCCGGGCGCGGGCAGCGAGCCCAGCGGTTCGAATCCGGCGTCCACCAGTCGCGCGATCCATTCCGCTTCGGTGGGGAAGATCCGGTCGGTGCCGGCCCGGAAATCCCCCGAACCCGCCCGTTCCCGTCCGGGACGGGGTGACATCAGGAACTGCATCGAGGCCAGGATGTGCCGGATCTCGCGGCTCGTGTCGACGAAGACCAGCAGGCCACCGGGAACCAGCGACTCCCGGAACGACCGCAGGGTGGCGCCGAGGTCACGGGAGTTGTGCAGGACGTTCGCACCGAGCACGACGTCCAAGGTTCCCGGGGCCACGCCTTGGACGGCGGGGTCGCCGTCGATGTCGAACACGCCGAACCGCACTCCTTCCCCGTCGCCGAACCGCTCTTCGGCTTCGGCCAGGAAGAACCTGGACAGGTCGGTGAAAAGGTAGTCCTTCGGCCTGCCCGCCAAGGCGGCCAGCACGTCGGCGGTCGTTCCCCCGACACCCGCGCCGACCTCCAGCACCCGCACCGGACGGTCGGCCGCCGACGACGCGGCATGAGCCCGCACCAGATGTGCGACGGCACCGTTGGCGTAGCGGTTGACCGGGTTGTCCCGGTAGGCGCCCTCGGCCGTGTCCGTCTCTCCGTCGGCGAACAGCAGCGACTGCAACGCCACTTCGTCGCGCAGCAACTCGGGCAGATACCGGAGGGCGCTCTGATAGAACCGCGTCATCGCGGGCGGATAGCCCATCCCGTCCCGGACACGGTCGAGACCACCGATGGCTTCTTCCAGTTCCGCGCGCGTCACCGGAGCCGGCAGCCGGTAGCCGTGCTCGTCGTGGACCACCAGGCCTTCTTCGGTCAGTACGGCCAGCCACCGCCGCAGGATCCAGCGGTGCCGGGCAGCCACGCCGAGCGCGTCCGCGAACTCGTCGGCCGTTCCCTCCACTCGTGCCCTTCCCAGCGTGGCGGCCATGGCTTGCGACGCGATCCGGTCCAGCTCGCCCAGGAACGCCGGGACATTCGTGGCATCAGCGGAGTCGACGGCGGCGTCGGCCGCACGCGCCGCCGCGGCGAGCGGGCCGAGGTCGACGACGACAGCGGGCGCCGGAGTCTTCCGCCTGCGTGCGGCGCTTCGCACCAGTTCCCCGAGACGACGGGTCAGAAACCGGGTGAACGGTTCGTGCGCGGTGGCTCCCGCGGCCACTTCTTCCACCTGGACCGGTGCGGCGGAGGCCGGCGCGACGACCTCCAGCCGCGCCGGGTCCCGCGTGTCGAACAGCACCACGGCGTCCCGGTTCGCGAGCACGTCGGCCAGATCGCGGGCGGTGACACCGCCGGAGTCGTCGGAGAGCAACCGATTGGGGATGCCCGTCACGCGGACCGCGCGACCCGAGCCGACCACGGTCAGGAGATCGGCGATGCCCTGCCACGGGACGGATTCGGGGCGGGCGGGGGCCGCGGTACTCACCGAAAGGACCGCGTCGAAGCGGTACCGCGCCAGCTCGGTGTCTTCGGTCAGCTGTTTGGGGTGGACGGTGAGGCACACCGGGCGTCCCGCCTTCGCCGCGGCCTCGGCGAGGGTGGCCGGATCGAAGTTGAGCTCGTCGTCCCGCCGCGCACGGGCCGCGGCGCGCTCCGCCAGGGTGGCGGGGTCCGGATCGGCCAAGGCCTCGATCCGCCCGCAGTGCGCCTCCAGCAAGCGGGCGTCCCGGACGTCGCCCACCACGAGGATCCCGCCGGGAGACAGCAGCCGTAACGCGTCCACCACCACCGCGGTCAGGTAATCGACGTTGGGGAAATGCTGGGTCACCGAATTGAGCAGCACGCAATCCGGGCCTGTGGCGGGAAAGCCGGCGCGAGCCATCGCCGCGCGCACGGCCGGGGCGGCGACCTCGTGGGCCGCCGCCCGGATGTGGACGTGGCCTGGTCCCGCTTCCGCCGCCAACCGGTCGACGGCCGCCTGGGCGACATCGGTTCCGACATATCCTTCGATGTGCGGCCCCAGCTTCCGGGCCAGCAATCCGGTTCCACAGCCCAGTTCCAGCACGAAACGGGGACGGGCCGCCAGCACCAGATCCACGGTCCGGTCCACCCAGTCGGTCATGTGCTCGGTGGAGAAGGGTTCGCCGGTTTCCGAGGAGCTCCACCCGGAGAAGTCCGGTTCGTCGCTTCGCGGTCCCGAACCGGCCGTGTAGGTGAAGTCGTAGACCTCCCCCCAATGCTCCAGGTACTCCGAGATCAGCGGTCCCGGTTCGGGACGGACCGCCGTGGCGGCGCGGGCGGGCCGCAGCCGCACGGTGTCGCCCTCGGCCTCGGCGGCGTCGATCCAAGGGTGTTCGGCCAGCGAGGCGATCAGCTCGGCGGACATGGTGACTCCGTTCTCGATGTCGGTCACAGGAAGGGCTTGAGGGCGTCGTCGAGCAGACGCGCGACGACGTCCGCGCCCTGACCCCGCATGAGTGAGTAGTGGTCGGCGTCGATCCCCGTGACCACCGGAGGTGCCGCCAGATGTGCCGACCAGCCCAGGTCGCTCAGCCCGGCGGGGGTGTCATCGACCCCCATGCCGATGCCGCTGTTGCGCGTCGACCGCCGATCGGCGCGCACCAGGACGGTGCGGGTCGCGGGATCGCCGAGCGGGCGGGGGCGGTGGGCGGCCAGCCCCGCCAGATGACGTTCGAAGACCGCCACCCGGTCACCCAGGGCTTCGCGAGCGCCGAGGATCCGGCGTGCTCGCAACCATTCGGTGGCCTCCCGCAGACGGCTTTCCTGATCGAGGGCGAGGAACGCGTCCCGCCGTCCGGGGTCGCCGAAACCGAGATCGATGTCCAGGAACGCCTCCAGCGCACCGAGATGCCGGACGAGCACCTCACCTTCGACGTCACCGGTGACCGGGGTGATGTAGGTCGGGTCGTTGGAGTCGAGCATCACCAGCAGTTCGACATGGGCGCCCTGCTCGTGCAGGACGCGAGCCACTTCGTGGCCGAGACTGCCGCCCATGGACCAGCCACCGAGCAGATACGGCCCGGTGGGCTGGACCCGGCACAGCACCTCGGCGTAGCGGCGCGCCAGGACGGTGAGATCGGTGGGCGCGGTGTGCCCCATCAGGCCAGGGTCCATGATCCCCACGACCGTCAGCCGCTCGTCCAAGGCACGGGACAGTCCGCCGTAACACAGCACGTCCCCACCGGAAGGGTGGAGCAGGAACAGGGTTCTGCCGCCCGTTCCCTCCCGGAGCGTGATCGCCACGTCTTCCGTCGGCCACCCGTGCCAGGCGGCCGCATCGGTCAGTTCACGCAGGCGCCCGGTGTAAGCGGCGAACGCCCTGTCGACCTCGTCGGGCGGGAGCACCGGTTCCAGTGCGTCCCACTGGACGAGCAGTTCACCTCGCTGTTCGAGGACCTGGTGATCCAGCCACGTCTGCGGTGTCTGGCTCAGCGCGCCGACCTGCTCCCCCGCCCACTGCAGGTCTCGATTCCCGACGACGTCGGCCAGGCCGACCGCGCTGGTGAAGACCACCGGCACCGACGCGAGCGCCCCGGTCCGGGCGGCGCGTTCGGACAGGACCTCCAGCGCGGAGAACTCGCGATGATCGAGATCCGCGAACAGCGTGTCCTGCGTCCGGCGGGCGTGGGCGGCGAAATCGGCGCCCGGACGCTCGGACTCGTGCAGCAGCAAGGAAGTGAAGTCCCCGACCACGGAATCGACGGCCGGGTGGACGGCGGGCCGGTCGAACAGCGTGAGGGTCACCGCGAACCGGTCCTGGCCCGCCCAGTCACCGAGGGCTTCGGTGTAGGCGGCCAGCAGGGCCGCGGTGGGAGTGACGCCGTGCCGGGCGGCGGCGGCTTTGAACGCGGTCCACTCGGAACGGTCGAGACGGGCCGCCCGGCGGACGAACCGTGCCTGTCCGGCGACAGTGGTGTCCGCCGGCAAGGCCGGTGCCTCCGGGAGGGTGTCCAGCCGGGCCCGCCAGTAGTCCGCGGCGCGCTGCCCTTCACCCGTGTCCCGGCGGGCTTCCAGCGCGGCCACGCATTCGGCGAACGTGACGCCCACTTCCGGGAGTTCTGCGCCGGGATTCTCGTAGAAGTGCTGGAGTTCCCGGTCGATGATCCAGTAGCTGCCGGCGTCGCAGATCAAGACGTCGAAGCCGAGGAACAGCCGGGTCCGGCCGTCGGCCAGCTTGGCGGCGCGGACCTGGACCAGGGGCCAGCGGTCGGACGGACCCGGCTGCCGGAACACCTGCTCGCGCAACCGGGCCAGGCGCTCCTCACGTTTGCCGGGATCGACGGCGGTGAGATCGAGCGTCCGGACGCGGTAGCGCGGCACGTGGTCGAGCACCCGCATCCGGCCG is a genomic window containing:
- a CDS encoding beta-ketoacyl-[acyl-carrier-protein] synthase family protein, with the protein product MKRTPVITGIGVVAPGALGSIAYWDLLSGGRTATRPISLFDAGGFRSRIAAEADFDPAAAGLSAQEIRRMDRAAQFAVVSAREAVEDSGLSLAAIEPERVAVAIGSAVGCTMGLEEEYAVLADDGRRWLVDHTYGVPHLYGYMVPSTLAVEVAQDVAAEGPVALISTGCTSGLDAVGHGAALIREGSADVVLAGATDAPLSPITSACFDAIRATSANNDDPAHASRPFDAHRDGFVLGEGAAVLVLEDKTEARRRGARIYAEVSGFASRSNAFHMTGLKPDGAEMAEAITHALRQAEIDPTDVGYVNAHGSGTKQNDRHETAAFKRSLGAHAYRVPVSSIKSMIGHSLGAIGSLELAACALALDHQVVPPTANLHNADPECDLDYVPNTAREHKMDVVLSVGSGFGGFQSAAVLTKV
- a CDS encoding phosphopantetheine-binding protein is translated as MTTPTDASIDDVPPVLTRIWAELLDLGDRTIDPDTTFLRLGGDSVLAVRMAALVRKQLGVVLALQDIGVETTLNELAELVRRRSGTGGATRALPVELRKRADPHASFPLRPLQQGYFVGQQDGWELSYESAHFYVDVRLTDVDGDEAEDSLADALRRLAAHQSMLRARVTAEGEQHVLPQEVPGAVPAPTVYDLRESDPGTVESTLDKVRAEMRATGPDPLRGPGIDVRLSLLPDGDARLHTSMSLLVFDGWSSTLLFRELVALAADWNAVLPPLGMDFGDYVDSVANLPDSDEWKADRSWWWSRLDTMPEPPALPLIRDPREVRASTMGTREAHLPSSRWVALRDRCAARDVTPSTALSTAFAVVLARWAGHRRMLLNSLQLNRLPLHPDVHRVVGAFSATMLLPTELTAGATFAELASAAQKRFGEYSAHNLITGVEVSRELGRRRGTHRPVAPVVFQSTLSMDAAVGEAHPESAGPLGALDFGDFHHQLRTPQVALEARVYELRSELAIVFSLVEELFETEQVDAAFTELVELVGTLADGDGWDREMDLPSPAEATGSGLLLGRYDDTDRTVAEGPLSTTLEEAVAELWEELLGVPVLDRSARFFALGGDSLLAVRALGRLAKSLGIPVPVREFLDDPTVAGLAAALAAHGATA
- a CDS encoding saccharopine dehydrogenase NADP-binding domain-containing protein, whose product is MSGVIGVLGGAGTVGRVVVDRLSAAGHTVRVGGRDPDRARAVPGASEAVAVDLGEPDALTAFSSGCSVVVNCAGPSYRVLDVVARAALRAGAGYVDAAGDAVALDALITDAPPELQALPAVFSAGLMPGLSGLLPRVLAGAGPIGRLDVYVGGSVEISRLSAVDTLMTRGPRFGQALAVWRDGAVVEHALAPLRSVSLPGFPGRVHAWPFLSTEAASLAAALDVAELRNYTVYATQNLPEVLAEAWAAEGPVEAQVDAVVDAGRRDVAECGRHYAVLAHARPPAGSGGISRRVLLRTTDSYELSGVVAASAAVDLLAGRVLPGAHHAAEVLDPHRTAAVLAADPLVTTLEIPEVTTR
- a CDS encoding class I SAM-dependent methyltransferase, which codes for MSPEPIITDATGAEGYAVNAQYYDLIFPTAQRDALRSALTTLLVGVRRVVEIGSGTGQFTETLLTNLPEDGEVYAVEPAAVMRAALTTRLASLDAPPVTVLPEDALRADVDGKVDALILLNVLTHFSPSDRRALWARWIPRLSPGGLVVVDVPMPQAAVAVPASTIPGGVLGRRRYDTVAEATVDGDGLLWTMTYRVHEGDRLVSEDAVSFPSFVVSEEMLNTELLGAGCEPVDGPPAGVLAWRKGEH
- a CDS encoding NAD(P)/FAD-dependent oxidoreductase; its protein translation is MYDVVVVGGGPAGLSAALVFGRQRRSVLVVDGGKPRNERASEMHMYLSRDGFSPQQLLASGREELAAYPGVEVRTDLVVAARGTKEDFELELAGRGTVRARRIVLATGQVDEPFDIPGLAERFGRSVFHCPFCHGWEAGDKSLAVVAHEPAQAMLALYLADRFSEDVVLCTDGAAPLPERITVTAADRGIPVVDKKIAEITGTLDDLTIRFADGGTLRREAIFHRAPSGRQSTLAEQLGCEILPDGTVKVDETGLTTVPGVAAAGDMAKLPGLPDATTLVALGAADGVRAAVWMDGDLFRSGLGPAFSS
- a CDS encoding class I SAM-dependent methyltransferase, producing MSAELIASLAEHPWIDAAEAEGDTVRLRPARAATAVRPEPGPLISEYLEHWGEVYDFTYTAGSGPRSDEPDFSGWSSSETGEPFSTEHMTDWVDRTVDLVLAARPRFVLELGCGTGLLARKLGPHIEGYVGTDVAQAAVDRLAAEAGPGHVHIRAAAHEVAAPAVRAAMARAGFPATGPDCVLLNSVTQHFPNVDYLTAVVVDALRLLSPGGILVVGDVRDARLLEAHCGRIEALADPDPATLAERAAARARRDDELNFDPATLAEAAAKAGRPVCLTVHPKQLTEDTELARYRFDAVLSVSTAAPARPESVPWQGIADLLTVVGSGRAVRVTGIPNRLLSDDSGGVTARDLADVLANRDAVVLFDTRDPARLEVVAPASAAPVQVEEVAAGATAHEPFTRFLTRRLGELVRSAARRRKTPAPAVVVDLGPLAAAARAADAAVDSADATNVPAFLGELDRIASQAMAATLGRARVEGTADEFADALGVAARHRWILRRWLAVLTEEGLVVHDEHGYRLPAPVTRAELEEAIGGLDRVRDGMGYPPAMTRFYQSALRYLPELLRDEVALQSLLFADGETDTAEGAYRDNPVNRYANGAVAHLVRAHAASSAADRPVRVLEVGAGVGGTTADVLAALAGRPKDYLFTDLSRFFLAEAEERFGDGEGVRFGVFDIDGDPAVQGVAPGTLDVVLGANVLHNSRDLGATLRSFRESLVPGGLLVFVDTSREIRHILASMQFLMSPRPGRERAGSGDFRAGTDRIFPTEAEWIARLVDAGFEPLGSLPAPGHPLHAVGVQVFAAVRPAR